ATCCAATCTTTGCTCTGCCGTTCATTATTGCCAACTGATTCGGGCATGCAGCGTTTATATCCACTGGGCAGCTCGTTGACTTGCAACCGCGGCCTGATGGAACAACCTTTACTGGAAGGTTGAAACCGTCAACAAGGCTGATGTCAAAGAAATCGTTGTTACCACCTCCAGCTAGTGTGTACTCAATTAAGGTCGCTGGTGGGGCACCTCCCTTACCATTGCAAGAAATTTGGTTGCTTCCACAATCACCGGTTTTGCATGAGAATGATCCTCCGGAGTTAGAGCATTGTGTGCGAGCCCAAACACGACCCGACCAATGTGGTCGGGCAGTTACATACTTGGAGGCTTGAGACGCAAGCTCGAAGCCAGTGGAGGAAGCCGGTGGGCCTGAACCGGTTAGAATAGCTGGCCAAATTGTGAAACGGCAGTGGTTTGTGATTCTTAGTGTAGTTGATTGGGATCCTGCGttacaaagaaaaatattatattaaaaataaattgattacaTTTGAAGCTCATTGTAGTTGTATGAATTAATtcagaga
This is a stretch of genomic DNA from Impatiens glandulifera chromosome 4, dImpGla2.1, whole genome shotgun sequence. It encodes these proteins:
- the LOC124935611 gene encoding thaumatin-like protein 1b; the encoded protein is MGILNILVLILAMTFIQGSQSTTLRITNHCRFTIWPAILTGSGPPASSTGFELASQASKYVTARPHWSGRVWARTQCSNSGGSFSCKTGDCGSNQISCNGKGGAPPATLIEYTLAGGGNNDFFDISLVDGFNLPVKVVPSGRGCKSTSCPVDINAACPNQLAIMNGRAKIGCKSACLAFGKPEFCCSGSFANPNVCKPSNYSQIFKSRCPQAYSYAFDDKTSTFTCHNGANYQITFCP